Part of the Salmo trutta chromosome 5, fSalTru1.1, whole genome shotgun sequence genome is shown below.
GACAGAACATGTCTGAGACAGAacatgagacagaaagagagagaaagagcaggaggGAGAGGTTTATGTAAGCCTGATTTCACTGCTGGGTCAGTGAACTGATACAGACACATCAGGGCACAGGAATGTTGTGACCTCCTGCCCAGATGTTCCTAGTCAAGCTGAATTCCAGTAAAACACGGCACCCTTGGTTAGCATTCCTTTAGAAGGCCACTCCTGTATTTCATATTCACAATGTCTTCCTTTTTTTCCTTTCTCTTGTTTTTTTCACCCTCTAAAAGGAAGAAAAAGGTTGCCTTGTTAAGAAGAGGGCGGGGAGTTATTGACCTAGCAGAAGGGTATCCTAGCTACCTAGCCACACTGTGATAGAATAACTGCAAACCAGACCCTTATGCAAGCTGTCTACAACACTCAAAACACATACGTGCATAGGTCAGCAAAAGTGACACACCAGTCAAACTAAACCGCCTCACAATACTAGAGAGAGCAAAAGAGCTGGATATGCTTAGGCGAGTGAAAATGATATCCTGGCATAGGCTACGCATGTCCTCATTTCCTTTTCAATATTACATGGTGAATGGCACTCCAAACCCAAACAGATCAATACAGCTAACTTGACACATATTAGCACCATAAAAGCAACATGACTACTGAGACTAGCCCTGTCAGGAGGCATTACGCGGGAGATAACACTAAGAGAGGGAGAAACATGAcatgaaaaaaaagaagaaaaaaaagtatgcatatatatattatatatatatatatatatatatatatatatattgagtcAATGTATTCTTACCTGTTTGTTGTACTTGTTGATGGTTTGACTGCTATACTCAGAGCAGTGGTCAGATCCAAGGGAAATGTTATCTCCGGTGCCAACAAAGGTGTTGGCAGGGGGCAGGTCCTGAACAGCCTGATGCTTTTTCCCGGCCGTGGGTGACTGGGGGTGGAGCTGGACCGTGGGCAGTGGCGAGCTGGACTTGTAGTGCCGGGCCAGATCCGGGCTCCCAGGCCCTCCGTTAACAGACCGGTACCGGCCCATCCCAGGGCTGTCAGACAGCTTCTCGTTGACGCCATCGTAGCGCTGGCCGTTGGGCTTGGAGGCCTCAATGGTGACGATGCTGCTGTACAGTGGCTGTTTGGatttcttgttcttcttgtcctTCTTGGGCTTTTTGCCCTTGTCATGCTGCTGAGGGGTGAAGAAGTCCTCGTGGTCCTTCTTGCCTGCCTCATAGCCATTCTTGTTCTTGGGGCAGCAGTAGCGGGCCATGACAACGATGAGGATGATGAGAATGACCGTCATGATGCCCGACACCACCCCGATGACGATGCTCAGCCGCTGCTTACCCAGATCGTAGTTGGGATCACCAGCGATGTTGGTATTGAGCGGCGTACCCAGGCTCTTGGCCACCTGGGCCTCCACGATAGTGGAGTTGGAGAGGGTCTCATTGACATAGACATGCACAAGGGTAGTGGTGCTCTGGGAGGGCTGGCCGCTGTCGTTCACCTGAACCACAAGTCTATGGAGGCCATAGTGTTTCTGCTCCAGCTTCCCCACCAGTGAGATGACCCCGCTGCCCCCGTCAATCTCAAACAGTTTGAAGGGGTTTCCGCCGATGATGCTGTAGTTCAGGTCAGCGTTGATCCCTGTGTCCGTATCAGTGGCCAAGACGGTTCGTACTACAGTCCTGATGTTGCTGGAGGGGGGCAGGAGGGTGTAAGAGCTGTTGATGGGGAAGGTGACGGTTGGCGGGTTGTCGTTCTCGTCCATCACGAAAAGTGACACGGTGGCTGTGGCGGATCTGGGCGGGTCTCCACCGTCCACGGCCTTGACCCTAAATGTGTATGAAGTCTTCTGCTCGCGGTCAAATGACATGGTGGAGAAAATGGTTCctgtgtcattctcaatggagaagatatcctcctcttcctcgatGAAGAGGCTCATTTCAGCGTTCTGGCCCTTGTCAGCGTCAATGACGGTCACCATGCCAACAGGGCTGTTGGGTGTTAGATTCTCTTTGACGTAGAAGGTGAACACGTCCTGCATGAACTTTGGCTCATTGTCGTTCTTATCTGCCACCAGGACCACCACAGTGGCTGACCCCTGGAGTATGGGCATGCCCTTATCTTTAGCTATCACTTTGAACTCATACCTCTCTGTTTGCTCCCTGTCCAGAATGGTGTTTACTCTGATGTCACCACTGTCTGCATCAATGGAGAATATCCCATTTACAGAGGAGACGAGCGAGTAGGCGATTTCCGCATTCTTGCCACTGTCAGCATCGATTGCCTGCACTGTGGTCACCCTCTCGCCTGGGGCATTGTTTTCCGGAAAGGACACCTCCACCACGTTCTGGCTAAAGATGGGTGGGTTGTCGTTGAAGTCTCCCACCTTCACGATAAGCGAGTTATTACTGGCCAGGCTAGGGCTTCCTGAGTCCACAGCCACGATGACCACGATGTACTCCTGTGTGGCCTCATAGTCCAGCGGTGCTGATGTATGGAGAAAGTATTTCTTCTTATTCATCTCACCCTCAATCTCACTGGCCGGTTTGAGCTGGAAGGGCACATCCCCCACCACAGTGCAGGTCACGATGCCGTTCTCGCCCTGATCGCGGTCTGACACCTGGACTAAGGCTATAGGCGTGTCCACCACTACGTCCTCTGCCACATTGGCCACTCCATCTTTCAGGAAAATGCGTCCAATCTTACGAATCTCGATAGCAGGCACGTTGTCGTTCTCATCTTTGATGTTGAGGACCACGGTGGCCTTGTCCATTTTGGGTGGCTGACCTCGATCCCTTGCCATTACTGTGAAGCGCAGCTGGCTCACCTCCTCCCGGTCAATACGATGGAGCACGCTAAGCCACCCCGAGCTCTCGTCCAGCCTCAGCAGCCTACGCACTGACTCTGTGGCCGCACCAAATACGTACTCAATCTGACCGTTCACCCCAACGTCTGCGTCAGCTGCTTTCAGCTGCAGGATGGGGGCACCAGGGGAGCTGTTCTCTGGCAGGTCAGCCTCATACACAGCCTTCTCAAAGCGGGGGCTGTTGTCATTCACATCAGTGATCATCACCCGCAGGATGGCCTGGGAGGAGCGTGGGGGGTCGCCCCCATCCCTAACACGCAGGGTGAGCTCATAAGAGTCCCTCTGCTCCCTGTCCAGCGCTCCTTTAATGATGAGCTGTGGCTGTTTTTCCCCATCAGTTGTGTCAGCAACTTGCAGTTCAAAGACGCTGCTCCCGGCTGCCCCCTCATCAAATCTCTTGCTGTCCACTCCGCGTCCCCCTGAGTTCGAACCCAGGCGCCTGGAGCTCTCCCCGCTGTCCTGAATAAGCTCATATCTCTCAATTCCGTTCCTGCCAAAATCTCTGTCGGTGGCAGTGGACAGGAGATAGAGAGTGCCAATCGGTCTATTCTCCTCCACTGACAGTGTCAGAACAGGAGAGGGGAAAGACGGGGTGTTGTCATTTATGTCTAAAATAATGACTTTCCCCTCAAACAGGTCAACCCAGCTCTGAGCCGGTCCAATTACTGACACTTCAAAATCTATGAAACATTCGTTTTCATCAAATATCATTTGGCACTGCTGTAATTTTTCACGGTCTATCCGCCGTTCATTAGTGGTCAGCTCGCCTGTTATATTATCTATTTTGAAAAAATCAGAGCCGGACTCGAGGGTAAACGTCACCTCACCAGACCCGGCGACGATTCCGAGATCTTTGGCTACATTCCCTACCCTGACATCGGCGGGTCCCTCCTCAGCCAAGCGATATCGCAATACTTGCTTGGCATCGGGCTGATTCAGCAGCTGCAGGATGAGTATACTGTAGCATATATAGTCCACTGCGCCAGTAGTCCTCATTGTTTCCCGCAATGTCTTAACTGGATTTTAAAGCCTTGAATCGAATGAGGATGACGTTTACTTGCTGCTATTGTTTTTGGAAAACATCATTTTCCTTCTCGGTTAATTTGAAGTCCTTCGTTTCAGGATGTGTAAGACTTAATACTCCGGACGCACTCCAACACCGCTTCAACTGCAGTGAATAAGAGCAAGTGCACCGGCTATACTtttcttcatttatttttttggtggtgggggggggattATCCTCACCCCTTTTTTCCAGTAACGAATAAATGTTTCTTTAACAGTCCGTTCAGTCTGGTTATATCCTATGTCATGAATTCATAAGGATTCAGAATATCTTATCATGCCTGTAAAGAGAAAATGTCcaaaatgttatgttattttattttaatgttgAATCAGTCCGAGTTTATTCAGTGAGACAAAAAATAAAATCTCCCAGATTGATATAGAAGCGATGTAAATGGTCAAGATTCCTTCGAAGATATTTCCAACACAGATTAGTGGCAATGAAATGCCCGCACAGATTCCCAAATTGTGATGATACAGTTGGCTACTTTACAGAGCCACTCGTCTTCTTACCTTGAAGCAGCGTATAAACAACACATTATGTGTCCAGTAGCCTATCCAAGCAGCATCCGTGCACTCTGATTTCGTCTCTACATTCACTCACTTATAACAAGCAGCCCGTAAGTAGTTAGCGTTAGTTCTCACAGTTCTCACAGTCGCAAGCAATACGgatataataaaaaaaactgataGTGAGGGAATATTAAAAATGAAACAAACACGGACAATTGTAATTCCAATTGGAAAATGTCGGTGAATTATTACGTGAGAATCCTTCTTTTCCGCATTCTCAATCCAAGCGCCCACTCTTTACATGCATGAACGCAGCGTGCGTTTGCAGCACCTATCTGCTGGACTGTGAGAGCGATTCACAATTgtgtctcgcgcgctctctccacctctccagtTTCGTTCCCCAGCGCACGTAACTAGGGCTGAACTTGTTTGGTAGGTTTCTAGAGGGTAGGCGACGAAGTAGCCTATTTGTTaaaagcagagggagagagagcgagagagagagacgagggtcCTTTTTTTCTTGTTAATAAGGGGATGATTTAACCAAATGTGACTCAGTACCACATGAAGAAACTGCAATTGCAATGCATCACACACTACCCTTTCGAATGGTTTTAGTCAGGGTGCCGGGCGGGGGTATAGTGAGATGGCTTAGAAAAGATACACTCTACCGTGAACCATTTTACGAGGATGCCGCTTCATTAATTCAATGTGTAAATTGCGTTATGGTTTAGCCTATAATGCGCCAATAGAAAAGATTGGACTGCCGCATTTTACATGGTGGTGTTTTGTTTATTACACAGTCATAAGATGTTTGTAGCCAGCAGACCGTGCTATGAAGACGGTGCTATGCAGCCCATAATATATATTTCTCACAAAAGTTGAGACAGTTACCGCTCATTTTCGAATGATGGCTTGACTATTCCAACACGCCGGTTCCATTTTCGTTTGTATTTGTTGTCAAACTTTTACACATGTAGGCTACGATAGCCTACAGTCCTATATCCAAGTAATATCTTTAACCGATGACTCTCCATCGTCCAGTCATTATGTAGCCTGCTTCTACATAATTATTTGTTGGTTCAGTAGATTATTATGACCAAACGGGGAGGCCCCTGCGTGTTGGATTCTGAGCGCAGCGCTGAGGTTTCTCTCTCTGGTTACTGATATACATGTGTGTGGTCGTCTGTGGCTTTGTTCTCTCCGGAGCAGCGAGCTCAGTGTTACCTATTCCCTTATTATTTCTTTTAACACAGCCGTGACACCTCCGTGGATGGGCTAGTCAGAGCGTGCGACACTTGGACACTGCGCAACACACGCAGAACTATTCCTGGCAGAGATGTGTGATGCTGCAATGGGGTGGGGGCCTGGAACGAGTTTGAGAACCCCAGCTATAGCCCATGGTGGGCAATTCAACTCCATACATTGGAATGTATAATAAACAAGTCTAGATCTAAACATCTTCCCTGACATAAATATATTTGATGCCAAAGCGAAATCATTTACATTAATCTACGCTAATATACGTGAGTGCACGCGTGTGCATCACTGCATGTGAGTTCGTCCTCACGTAAAGGTTTCACCTCTCTCCCACTTAACATAGGGGGACCCGTATACTGTAGCCAACTGTGCGTGCGGTGAAGGCATCGCAATAAAAG
Proteins encoded:
- the LOC115194104 gene encoding protocadherin-7-like isoform X2, producing MRTTGAVDYICYSILILQLLNQPDAKQVLRYRLAEEGPADVRVGNVAKDLGIVAGSGEVTFTLESGSDFFKIDNITGELTTNERRIDREKLQQCQMIFDENECFIDFEVSVIGPAQSWVDLFEGKVIILDINDNTPSFPSPVLTLSVEENRPIGTLYLLSTATDRDFGRNGIERYELIQDSGESSRRLGSNSGGRGVDSKRFDEGAAGSSVFELQVADTTDGEKQPQLIIKGALDREQRDSYELTLRVRDGGDPPRSSQAILRVMITDVNDNSPRFEKAVYEADLPENSSPGAPILQLKAADADVGVNGQIEYVFGAATESVRRLLRLDESSGWLSVLHRIDREEVSQLRFTVMARDRGQPPKMDKATVVLNIKDENDNVPAIEIRKIGRIFLKDGVANVAEDVVVDTPIALVQVSDRDQGENGIVTCTVVGDVPFQLKPASEIEGEMNKKKYFLHTSAPLDYEATQEYIVVIVAVDSGSPSLASNNSLIVKVGDFNDNPPIFSQNVVEVSFPENNAPGERVTTVQAIDADSGKNAEIAYSLVSSVNGIFSIDADSGDIRVNTILDREQTERYEFKVIAKDKGMPILQGSATVVVLVADKNDNEPKFMQDVFTFYVKENLTPNSPVGMVTVIDADKGQNAEMSLFIEEEEDIFSIENDTGTIFSTMSFDREQKTSYTFRVKAVDGGDPPRSATATVSLFVMDENDNPPTVTFPINSSYTLLPPSSNIRTVVRTVLATDTDTGINADLNYSIIGGNPFKLFEIDGGSGVISLVGKLEQKHYGLHRLVVQVNDSGQPSQSTTTLVHVYVNETLSNSTIVEAQVAKSLGTPLNTNIAGDPNYDLGKQRLSIVIGVVSGIMTVILIILIVVMARYCCPKNKNGYEAGKKDHEDFFTPQQHDKGKKPKKDKKNKKSKQPLYSSIVTIEASKPNGQRYDGVNEKLSDSPGMGRYRSVNGGPGSPDLARHYKSSSPLPTVQLHPQSPTAGKKHQAVQDLPPANTFVGTGDNISLGSDHCSEYSSQTINKYNKQPFRRVTFSVVSQPQDPHQQGSLQSCYDSGLEESETPSSKGSSGGPRLGALPLPEDSYERTTPDGSVGEAEHMENGEKEH
- the LOC115194104 gene encoding protocadherin-7-like isoform X1; the protein is MRTTGAVDYICYSILILQLLNQPDAKQVLRYRLAEEGPADVRVGNVAKDLGIVAGSGEVTFTLESGSDFFKIDNITGELTTNERRIDREKLQQCQMIFDENECFIDFEVSVIGPAQSWVDLFEGKVIILDINDNTPSFPSPVLTLSVEENRPIGTLYLLSTATDRDFGRNGIERYELIQDSGESSRRLGSNSGGRGVDSKRFDEGAAGSSVFELQVADTTDGEKQPQLIIKGALDREQRDSYELTLRVRDGGDPPRSSQAILRVMITDVNDNSPRFEKAVYEADLPENSSPGAPILQLKAADADVGVNGQIEYVFGAATESVRRLLRLDESSGWLSVLHRIDREEVSQLRFTVMARDRGQPPKMDKATVVLNIKDENDNVPAIEIRKIGRIFLKDGVANVAEDVVVDTPIALVQVSDRDQGENGIVTCTVVGDVPFQLKPASEIEGEMNKKKYFLHTSAPLDYEATQEYIVVIVAVDSGSPSLASNNSLIVKVGDFNDNPPIFSQNVVEVSFPENNAPGERVTTVQAIDADSGKNAEIAYSLVSSVNGIFSIDADSGDIRVNTILDREQTERYEFKVIAKDKGMPILQGSATVVVLVADKNDNEPKFMQDVFTFYVKENLTPNSPVGMVTVIDADKGQNAEMSLFIEEEEDIFSIENDTGTIFSTMSFDREQKTSYTFRVKAVDGGDPPRSATATVSLFVMDENDNPPTVTFPINSSYTLLPPSSNIRTVVRTVLATDTDTGINADLNYSIIGGNPFKLFEIDGGSGVISLVGKLEQKHYGLHRLVVQVNDSGQPSQSTTTLVHVYVNETLSNSTIVEAQVAKSLGTPLNTNIAGDPNYDLGKQRLSIVIGVVSGIMTVILIILIVVMARYCCPKNKNGYEAGKKDHEDFFTPQQHDKGKKPKKDKKNKKSKQPLYSSIVTIEASKPNGQRYDGVNEKLSDSPGMGRYRSVNGGPGSPDLARHYKSSSPLPTVQLHPQSPTAGKKHQAVQDLPPANTFVGTGDNISLGSDHCSEYSSQTINKYNKQPFRRVTFSVVSQPQDPHQQGSLQSCYDSGLEESETPSSKGSSGGPRLGALPLPEDSYERTTPDGSVGEAEHMENDTRPLPDVAMTGKCTRECDEYGHSDSCWMPVRTSPERRPKTTTTQQPKLSTFMTGGGSGSSPPEQQQQHPGSQEALAAMSNGDPSSHVMLGNDRNRNLLNKKTASSSSSYEGFGSPSFSPPGVEEGVVGHPIEEIPLSPTGEYKPSTCGTLTRREVYL